Proteins co-encoded in one Arachis hypogaea cultivar Tifrunner chromosome 11, arahy.Tifrunner.gnm2.J5K5, whole genome shotgun sequence genomic window:
- the LOC140176105 gene encoding uncharacterized protein, with the protein MDNHSASLRTPKYKARLPYPQKLHKTEKDEQFTKFRDILKTLEIKIPFDEALEQIPSCAKFMKDIMSHKREWKEAGTIFLTKECSAVIQRNLPEKLQDPGSFVIPYTLGETYIRTALCDLGARINLMPSSLMNKLGIQEPMPTRICLQLADGSIKIPSGVVEDMIVRVGPFAYLIDFVILDMKENRNASIILCRPFLATGGTIIDVRKGEVTLRVDKDEFTFNAVKAIQHPDPPRGMHKNQCYRTPG; encoded by the coding sequence ATGGATAATCACTCTGCATCACTCAGGACCCCTAAATACAAAGCCAGGCTGccatatcctcagaaactccataAGACAGAGAAGGATGAGCAATTTACCAAATTTCGGGATATCCTCAAGACGCTCGAGATCAAGATCCCATTTGATGAAGCTCTTGAGCAGATACCTTCCtgtgctaagttcatgaaggacataaTGAGCCACAAACGGGAATGGAAGGAGGCAGGGACAATTTTTCTCACTAAGGAATGCAGTGCGGTAATCCAGAGAAACTTACCAGAGAAACTACAGGACCCTGGGAGTTTTGTGATACCCTACACCCTTGGAGAAACATACATCAGGActgccctatgtgatcttggagcaaggaTCAACCTGATGCCGTCATCATTAATGAACAAGCTCGGGATCCAAGAACCCATGCCTACCCgcatctgtcttcaacttgctgatggctccatcaaGATCCCATCAGGGGTGGTTGAGGAtatgattgttagggttggaccctttgcATATCTCATagactttgtgatcctagatATGAAAGAGAACAGGAACGCCTCCATTATTTTATGTAGACCTTTTCTGGCCACAGGGGGAACCATCATTGACGTTCGGAAGGGGGAAGTAACACTGAGAGTCGATAAGGATGAGTTCACATTCAATGCTGTCAAGGCCATCCAACATCCTGACCCCCCCAGAGGAATGCATAAAAATCAATGTTATAGAACCCCTGGTTGA